A section of the Streptomyces sp. V3I8 genome encodes:
- the iolD gene encoding 3D-(3,5/4)-trihydroxycyclohexane-1,2-dione acylhydrolase (decyclizing), with amino-acid sequence MTEPRPTTTRLTVAQALVRFLAAQYTERDGVRRRLVDATWGIFGHGNVAGLGQALLEYADDMPYHQGRNEQAMVHAAVGFARQSNRLSAQAVTTSIGPGATNLVTGAALATVNRLPVLLLPGDVFATRPADPVLQQLEVPYPGDVSVNDCLRPVSKYFDRITRPEALVPAALKAMRVLADPLDTGAVTLALPQDVQAEAFDWPDEFFAERVWTVRRPVADPGELAAAVRLLREARRPLVVAGGGVHHSEAEDALRDFADLTRIPVASTQAGKGSLTWDHPADVGGIGHTGTATACELARTADLVIGVGTRYTDFTTASGTLFAAPGVRFLNINIASSDGHKLAGRPLVADARTALQALTAALAPLGHRVGSAYVTEYTDDKERWEHRVDAAFEAEDPYTRPTQPQVLGALDQLVTGEDILINAAGSLPGDLHKLWRARSRDQYHVEYGYSCMGYEIPAAIGVSLAAPDRPVWALVGDGTYLMMPTEIVTAVQEGIAIKVVILQNHGYASIGGLSEAVGGERFATAYRHRSEDGRYTGRPLPVDLAANAASLGMRVLRAKTVDDLRTALAQARAADTPTCVYVETETADTVSGAPPAQAWWDVPVAETATRPSAVRARELYERLASTRRRHL; translated from the coding sequence ATGACAGAGCCGAGGCCAACGACGACAAGGCTGACCGTCGCGCAGGCACTGGTGCGGTTCCTGGCCGCCCAGTACACCGAGCGCGACGGCGTGCGCCGCCGCCTGGTCGATGCCACCTGGGGCATCTTCGGGCACGGCAACGTCGCCGGGCTCGGGCAGGCGCTCCTGGAGTACGCCGACGACATGCCGTACCACCAGGGCCGCAACGAACAGGCCATGGTGCACGCGGCCGTCGGCTTCGCGCGCCAGAGCAACCGCCTCTCCGCGCAGGCCGTCACCACGTCCATCGGCCCCGGCGCCACCAACCTCGTCACGGGCGCCGCCCTCGCCACCGTCAACCGCCTGCCGGTGCTCCTCCTGCCGGGTGACGTCTTCGCGACCCGCCCCGCCGACCCGGTCCTCCAGCAGCTCGAAGTCCCGTACCCGGGCGACGTGTCGGTCAACGACTGCCTGCGCCCGGTGTCGAAGTACTTCGACCGGATCACCCGCCCCGAGGCCCTGGTCCCGGCCGCGCTCAAGGCGATGCGCGTGCTCGCCGACCCGCTGGACACCGGCGCCGTCACCCTCGCGCTCCCGCAGGACGTGCAGGCGGAGGCCTTCGACTGGCCCGACGAGTTCTTCGCCGAGCGCGTCTGGACCGTACGCCGTCCGGTCGCCGACCCCGGCGAACTGGCCGCGGCGGTACGGCTCCTGCGCGAGGCCCGCCGCCCCCTGGTCGTCGCGGGCGGCGGCGTCCACCACAGCGAGGCCGAGGACGCGCTGCGGGACTTCGCCGACCTCACCCGCATCCCGGTCGCCTCCACCCAGGCCGGCAAGGGCTCGCTCACCTGGGACCACCCGGCGGACGTCGGCGGCATCGGGCACACCGGCACGGCGACCGCCTGCGAACTCGCCCGCACCGCCGACCTGGTGATAGGCGTCGGCACCCGCTACACCGACTTCACCACCGCCTCCGGCACCCTCTTCGCCGCCCCCGGCGTCCGCTTCCTGAACATCAACATCGCCTCCTCCGACGGCCACAAGCTCGCCGGACGGCCCCTGGTCGCGGACGCCCGCACGGCGCTTCAGGCCCTCACCGCGGCCCTCGCCCCGCTGGGCCACCGGGTCGGGTCCGCGTACGTCACCGAGTACACCGACGACAAGGAGCGCTGGGAGCACCGCGTCGACGCCGCGTTCGAGGCGGAGGACCCCTACACGCGCCCCACCCAGCCGCAGGTCCTCGGCGCCCTCGACCAACTGGTCACCGGCGAGGACATCCTGATCAACGCGGCCGGCTCCCTCCCCGGCGACCTGCACAAACTGTGGCGCGCCCGGTCCCGCGACCAGTACCACGTCGAGTACGGCTACTCCTGCATGGGCTACGAGATCCCGGCCGCGATCGGCGTGAGCCTCGCGGCCCCGGACCGGCCCGTGTGGGCGCTGGTCGGCGACGGCACGTACCTGATGATGCCCACCGAGATCGTCACCGCCGTCCAGGAGGGCATCGCGATCAAGGTCGTCATCCTGCAGAACCACGGGTACGCCTCCATCGGCGGCCTCTCCGAGGCGGTCGGCGGCGAGCGGTTCGCCACCGCCTACCGCCACCGGTCCGAGGACGGCAGGTACACGGGGCGCCCGCTCCCGGTCGACCTGGCCGCCAACGCGGCGAGCCTCGGCATGCGGGTGCTGCGCGCCAAGACCGTGGACGACCTGCGGACGGCCCTCGCGCAGGCGCGGGCCGCCGACACTCCCACATGTGTCTACGTGGAGACCGAAACGGCAGACACAGTGTCGGGCGCGCCCCCGGCGCAGGCCTGGTGGGATGTTCCCGTGGCCGAGACCGCGACCCGGCCGTCGGCGGTCAGGGCACGCGAGCTGTA